A single genomic interval of Epinephelus fuscoguttatus linkage group LG22, E.fuscoguttatus.final_Chr_v1 harbors:
- the wnt7ba gene encoding protein Wnt-7b — MLIISSRSALLSVYYPQIFLILTSGSYLALSSVVALGANIICNKIPGLAPRQRALCQSRPDAIIVIGEGAQLGINECQYQFRYGRWNCSALGERTVFGQELRVGSREAAFTYAITAAGVAHAVTTACSQGNLSQCGCDREKQGYHDQEEGWKWGGCSADVKYGVEFSRRFVDAREIKKNARRLMNLHNNEAGRKILEERMKLECKCHGVSGSCTTKTCWITLPKFREIGYLLKERYSGAVQVEPVRASRLRQPSFLRLKEARGYQKPTETDLVYLERSPNYCEEDTATGSTGTRGRLCNGTSIHTDNCNLMCCGRGYNTHHYTRIWQCNCKFHWCCFVKCNTCSEKSEVFTCK, encoded by the exons ATGCTCATCATCTCGTCCCGCAGTGCGCTGCTGTCCGTCTACTACCCACAGATCTTCCTCATCCTCACCAGCGGTAGCTACCT GGCGCTGTCCTCGGTGGTGGCTCTAGGTGCTAACATCATCTGCAACAAGATACCAGGGCTGGCCCCCCGTCAGAGAGCCCTCTGTCAGAGTCGCCCCGACGCCATCATCGTCATCGGCGAGGGCGCCCAGCTGGGCATCAATGAGTGTCAGTACCAGTTCCGCTACGGCCGGTGGAATTGCTCGGCCCTGGGAGAGAGGACTGTCTTCGGACAAGAGCTGAGAGTAG GCAGCAGGGAGGCAGCATTCACTTACGCcatcacagcagctggagttgcCCACGCAGTGACCACAGCTTGTAGCCAAGGCAACCTCAGCCAGTGCGGCTGTGACCGCGAGAAGCAGGGCTATCACGACCAGGAAGAGGGCTGGAAGTGGGGAGGCTGCTCGGCCGATGTTAAGTATGGCGTGGAGTTCTCGCGGCGCTTTGTAGACGCCCGCGAGATCAAGAAAAACGCCCGGCGGCTGATGAACCTGCACAACAATGAGGCAGGGCGAAAG ATCCTGGAGGAGAGGATGAAGCTGGAGTGCAAGTGTCATGGCGTGTCTGGTTCCTGCACCACTAAGACCTGCTGGATCACCCTACCAAAGTTCAGAGAGATTGGTTACCTGCTGAAGGAGCGCTACAGTGGAGCAGTTCAAGTAGAGCCAGTCCGAGCCTCGCGCCTCCGCCAGCCCTCCTTCCTACGGCTCAAAGAGGCTCGGGGCTACCAGAAGCCCACGGAGACGGACCTGGTGTACCTGGAGCGTTCGCCCAACTACTGCGAGGAGGACACAGCCACGGGAAGCACGGGAACGCGAGGGAGACTTTGCAACGGCACCTCGATCCACACAGACAATTGTAATTTGATGTGCTGCGGCCGGGGTTACAACACGCACCACTACACGCGCATCTGGCAGTGCAACTGCAAGTTCCACTGGTGCTGTTTTGTCAAGTGCAACACATGCAGTGAGAAATCAGAAGTTTTTACCTGCAAGTAG